The genomic segment tataatatttcattgtccccataaaaaattctaaaatgcCGCTCATCCGACATACCTGGCAATCATCGATATAAACCCTAACATTATTACAacataacataaataattatgtaaaactacatctacaataataCAAAATTTATTACAAACATGGCCCAACATATAGTCTATACTACAACAAAAAATACACAGGTCACTACATCAAACATCTCTAAATCCTACAGTTACTACCTCAGTTATGCCTACACTAtttctaaatcctacatctaatacctaacgtatgtctaaatactatatctaattactaaaatatgcGTACAAACATAATCTAGTTGataaactatgtctaaccctaattctaaacctagatctatatTTTGACCTAcgtctagtggctatcctatcgggtttctaaaaaaaaaaatcctaaatctaacctagaacatatgccaaaacctagcactagtggctatcctgccgagtttgtaaaaaaatagagaaaaaacatACTTTTTTTTCTCCGGTAGGGATTCACCGTAAaatttctcctccctctcctcccctctcctctcctccctctccctcagctCAAATGAGTGGAAATGGCAATGCTGACGTCGGTCGAGGTGGTGCGTTGCATTTTATACCTAAAAGGTCTCGCCTGAATAGCGGgcgacatcttttggatatacCTGTCAAGCGTCGCAGCGACGAATATCTCGCCCGTTCAGCCGGCGAGAACAAGGTAGTGAAATGTATTTAATATGCTCTGACCGCCGGAGCCACAAAGTCTCACCCGTTCATCGGGTGAGGCCTTGCTCTCGCCTAATGAATGGACGACGGTAGCCTATTCTTGCAAATTTTCTAAACGGCTgtctaattttataaatattatatacacacacacatagaaaaactagtctgtactctCGGAAGTGCATACTCTCTattatgatataccacataaataaactggatatactcatttgtcactatgagtatacttatatactcattctaagatactccaatgtaaactacattaaaaaatagaaaagaagtctatcaattttattagattttgataatacctttgtatttgtacataaaatgtaatacattaaaaaaatatgtgcaaaccactaaaaaaactatacataccatttagatgatcttatatactcacatgctccatgTAAATACCATTTATCACATAAGATATTCCTGATGTTATAAGATACGTATATGGAGTATATACTCCCAGGAGTACCAAACATGCTTCCTATATGTACTCTTATATACGTATCTCATAACATAGagagtatctcatgtgataaatagtatgtatatAGAGTAtttgagtatataagatcatccaaatagtatgtatatttttttaggtgtttgtatattttttagtatattatattttatatacaaatataaaggtattatcaaaatttattaaaattgatggactttttttcaattttttcatgtagttcatatCAGAGTatcttaaaataaatatataagtattcTCGTAGTGATAAAAAAGtatattaaatttatttatgtggtatatcataatagagagtatgtgagtatatactagtttttttatatatataagttgattaaaaaaatataagcgACCAACATTGACTCGGGAGTGGCCGTACTTTATTTTTGGGATGTCGGCAGTGACAGCGTGTACCTTGCCTTGCGCTGAGGAAGCCAATGGATCTGAAATGGGCGCTCAGGAGTGAGGATCAAAGCAGAAGAGAAAATTTAAAAATCTGAATTATTTTCAAGATATTCCATTCTCTTCTCCTCATCGATCTTCGCCGTCGAAACTGTATTTTCCTAAATTGACACCAACATGAATAGGTTAAGGAAATTCAGTCACAGTTTATACTGACTGCCGGTACTAGTAGCCTACAGAATTCAATTTGCTTCCAGCTACATGCCGTGAATCCGATTGTCTATATTGGTTTCTTTGCTTCATCGAACTTATCTGCCTCCTGCAGGCTTAACTActgaatcattttttttttaaataccgGCCTTCCTTTCCGGAGGCTTCGTtggagcttttgatgggacgtGCGACGCACAGGACTTGAACCCAACAGGCACAGCCGAACCGAGCGGCTTGCCATCGGACTCCATGTCCGTTCGCCCTACTGAATCATCTTCTGATGCAAATCAGGCACAGACAACTTACAGGAACCCTCGCCAAAAATGAGCCAAAGGAAATTTAGCAACCTGTACTCATTGTCCAGGTCATGAACAAGACGAACAGTTTCCAGGATACTGACCCTTTGCATCTCAATCACTTCACAGGCGGATATAGATCTAGATGCTGGTGTATATGGACAAGACGaacagctttttttttttcctttttttgttggACACTTTGAGCTCCTGGGCACCGCACATCTTATCCGATCAGATCTGTGGCATGACAGCTACAACGGAATCAGTCTGATCTATCTGTGACATGGCAGCAATCGGCATCAGTCTGATCTCTGTGTTGCATGACTGCCACAGCACATGATGATTAGTCTGACTTCTCTTATACTGAAACATCTCAGCACATGCTGCTAATTTCTGGATACACCATATGCTGTTAATTTCTGAATAGACCAAATTTATATCCAAAACTACGGTGGTATAACCCAGAAGGGGTAAAATACAACATCTCTATAATGCGAATACATTGATACATAGTATGCACCCCTGCTAAAAAATATCCGAAAGGGTGATGGTAAGTATAATCTCACCTAGCAGCTCCTAATAATGTATAACTACAAAGTTTAATCATTAAATACGACAAATGTAATAATATCTCAACCTTTTTAAGGGAACATCTCTAGAGTCAGTCTGCCGAACTAGGAGCTAACTGTCAATGAAGCTCTATGCTTGGACAACTATCCATCTCCCTCTTGAATGCATAAACTGCACTACCAACAGATTCTCAACAACCTTCAAATATCCTCGGAATGTGCCACCAGGGAAGATGATACTCAGCAATTTGTATACACTAAGATATTGTATGATGTTACCTAGATAATTAACAGAAATAGATTGATTAGCGACACAAGAGAAACCAGCATAAGAGAAGGTGAAATGATTTGATGATAAGCATACCAACTCCATATGCTTGGTGCAAACTCGCCACCTACCCTACTCTGCGGTTTTGTTATTCCGATTCCTGCAGAAGTGTGAACAGAGCAATAAGATCACAATGTAACATAAAGGAAATGAACAAGACAGGTCAAACATACGCTTGGAATGAATGAATATCCTTGCGGAAGTTCTCTAGTTCCTCTAGATTAAACCAGACATCATCAAACTAAGTCATAGAGATAAAACCAATTAGTTATACAACTACAGGGCAAAAAAAGGGGAGTGATATAAAAGGTGGAAATGCAAGGCACACCAGCTTGCCGAAATCTTCTTCCAATTTTTTGTTTTGAAGAACTTCGACCAGGTTTTTGTTTTGAAGAAAACAATGGATGAAATATAGAACATATATCCCGCAGTCCTCTCCATTTTGCTGTGGCACCTGCAAAGTTGTTTTACATACAACAATAAGAAATCTAGGGTGTATTTGGTTGCCTGAATTTGCCCCAACCTGACCCGATGGATACGTATAATCTTAGAGAGAAACGTGCTTGGTTGCCCAAATCCACTGTTACAGTCTAGCTTGACGGATACAAATATACATCTTCAGTCTGGCCCGGCGGATGCAGGctcctgcatccgctcatgcaggTGGACCCACTTGatagtgtcacaaaatcatcttcatgcgagcaaccaatcacaatctcaactcttgcatccgctAATGCGatctcagattcagtcaaccaaacagcAACTCAGTTCAACCTATCCAGATAAATACAGCTAACCCAAGactcttctttttaacaaatatgactccgCTCAACCTGCTTCCGCTCAGTCAGACTATACAATGCAGCTCTAAAAAAACCCATTCatggaaccaaacacacccctaAGAAATTCAAAGGCAATGAATACTAGCCAAGAATTAATTTAGAGATGTCAAAAACAATACCTTGGGAAACTCAAGACGAATTTTGTTTATGAACTGTTTGCTTTCTTCCCGCTCTTCAGTTTTGTAAATATCAACAATGAATCTAGCATACCAGTAAAGAAATGCTAGTAAAAACTAAGATATTCTAAGCATTAACAATGTTGCCATTTATGTGTTATCTCAGGTGCGGAAATGAAAGATTGAAGTCATTTCTACAAACATAGACTAATGACAATAAAATGTCCAGACTCCAGAACTGTCAAGATTAACTATTCTTGTGAAGGGTCAGATGATTCTAATGTGCTGTAGCAAAATTGGATTTGCTGTGGCTTAATCTGCAAGTTGTTGTCATACTTCCACACTGTTATATACTATAAAATCAACCACTAGCATGGACAGGCTCACTAGCTTTCAATTTCAGAGGCATATCATTATGGTCTTATCTGGATGGGAGGCAACAGGAATACAGCACACCTGTTGGGCTGTATAAAAAAAAGCACCAAAACCATATGGAACAAAAAGAATGTCAAACTGGTTTTAATATTTGAATCATGCATGTTGAGCAAACATACTGCCTGCAGGCATAATCATACTGTGCCAAAAAATATACACATATTAGGCCGTGTTTGGCAGAACCCCAGCTCCGAGATCCATACATGATTTGAAGtttgtaggataaaataaagtgatttaaatatcaGTTTTTTTTGTCCAAAGTAAGAACAAGATGCCGCAATCAAAGACCTTTAATCTGCCCACAGCTCCAATTCCAAAAATTTCTGGACCTAAGGATGACCAGCTCCAAGAATTATTGGAGCTAGAGCTCTACTAAACATGCCCTTAGTTTCATACAAATATTGCTATTGTTGTTTTAGAGATTTAGAAAGAAAGAGATAGGAAGCAGACCTTCTGATGTCTGATTGCAACCTTGTCGGATCTGTCGTATTAAGTGAATCCAGCAATATCATGCGTGGTCCTTTCTTAGCATCCGAGTAGTTTGTCTCGTTAAAGTGGCATAAGACAAGGAGGCTCCAGTGTCCCCTGCAGTAAGAAGTGTGGAAATTTGATACCTATCTGACAATTAAATATGTGATTTCACAAGGTATAATGAGAGTAACCAACCAACAAACAATGGGAACAAAAACATATTCTcttgaaaatattttcttagCCTTTATCCACTTAAGGATATTTGATTTATTAAGCCCCTTGTTGTACATGTGAAACCATAAAGAATCGAAGTATGTATAAGCACTCTTCTTGTCTTCATCAATGTGCTTCCAAAGATACCTGTGCCAAAGGTTATAGCAGCATTGGGACAAAATTTCTCCAGAAGACCAATTattcaaaaaaaggaaaaaaaaaagaaataaaagaataacATACTCCATGTATAATTCAAAAATATCAGTATCCAACTTGTCTTGATTTGTCTTGTTCCTCCTGCTAGATGCATTGCGTGTGCTACTATTTTGGGGAAGGTTATCATAAAAGGAGGGCAATGCATTTTTGGATCTCCCAAACGCCTTCACTGCTGTTCCTCTAGTTGTTCGAGGCTGCTTGCTTTTGTGCTCTACAAATGGAAATAGAACTAACATCAGAGCTCAAATACAAACGCATAATCTATTATACATAAATCATGTAACTAAGTTTTTAGTTAGTCGTGCTAAAAGTGTACATAGAAACTCATCTCCCTACAAGCATATGCTTTGCATATATCACTGGTAAACCACAtgaaattcatttttttaaatttttttgttacTCAGTTTAGGAAACCATCTTCAGAAGGCCTCACAGAGTAGTGACTGAGTTAAGAAAAAGATATGATAAAGGACTAAACATCTAGCCAAACAACAAGTCACCATGTTTACACCGAGCGTATAAAGAATTAGTTGAGTATGCCTTTAACTGGTCAAGGTTTTCTTTTCTGTTGAGAGATAATAGTTAAATCTGGTGCAAATCAGGGAAACAGAAATTTTCCAGCTTTAAACAAGAAATTATTCCCTTTATGTAGGCATTCTACTTTCTctccaagttttttttttaatcatcttTGCAACCTTCCATAGTAGGATTCAGCGTGCAAATCAGCCACAAAGGCTAAAATGGAATCCTGGTTGAGTTCACTCTCTTAAGCTACTCCTGAACTAAAGAGACAATAATGTActtaaaaaacatatataaactaaGAAATCATTGGTCTCCTTTCTCTAGACACAAATATTTAGCCAAGCTACAACACACATTACTAGTATGAAAAATACAAGAAACGAGCAAACTGACAATCTGAAACATCTTTCTCAAGTTGCACAGGCAACTCTATTCAGTTAAAACATCGAATAAAGGAGACATGGCACCGTTCTAGGACCTGGTCCTAATGCATTAGGCTACACATTCTACAAGTAATACGGAAGCACAAATTTAACACCATATCATGAAGAAATAATCACATTTATTAGTAAAACGATGTGCTTGGTTTGACCCATGGTTTTTAAGGCGTCGCCTAAGCGTCGCCTAGGTGACAAGGCGCTCAGAAAATCTAGGCGTCTCCGTCGCCTTGCCAGAAAAGCagcgaaagagagagagggagggagaagaaaggaaaaacgGGAGGGGAACCGGCTAGCAATACCAGCAGTCGTCACCTCACCCATCCTCGCCGGCTCCAGTGCTGGTGGCTTGTGCAGAACTCAGGTCAGATGCGGTGACAACCGATCTGGAAGAGAGCGGAGGCAGTGGTCAATTTGAGGGGCCCTACGGTGAGGGACAGGGGAGCGAGAGGGCGAAGGAGTGGTGGGGTTGGCGGCGCaatggagagagaaagaagggGAAGCGGGCGAGAGAAGTGGCGTTGCGAGAAAGAGTGAGAGAAGCAGCGCTGCACATCGAAGAACCTGGGAGCGGCTCCGCATTGACATGGGAGGGGATATTTACGGGAGGAGAAGCACATGGGGGCTCGTCAGTGGGCTGGGCTgacctcccctcccttctcctttccctttcctctttttctttacTCCTCCCTGCTTCTATTTTGCTGTTTCTTAGGCTGGTATAGCGTCGCCTTGCCTTGCCTCGCCTCATGAGTGCCTAGGCGATTGGAAGGGGTTGGCTCGCCACGCCTCGCGTTACTGCCTTAAAAACCATGGTAGGACAGGACCACTAACTTCTTGGCCCACTAGGCCCAAGAAGTATGATGAAATCCTAACCCTATGGCCCTACCTGAGAAATTGGAGGCCTAGTGcaaaattcaaaattggctcCATATATAAGAAAAGGAACTTCCAAAAATAAGTTATGAAGAAATGAATCAAATGAGAAGGAAAAACCTAATAAATTGAGGAGGGATTCAGGATGAACTGTGGAGGATTGGAGGCAGCACATCTATTCAATGCAAACAACTGATTTATTCTCAGAAATTTGCAAAGAAATCAACTATCGTGAAGAGAATCGAGATGTGATTAATGCTACCTCCTACGATTGGGTGTGGGACTCGCCGTTCAAGGAGCTGAGGGGTGATGGGTGGGTGCGACGCCGGTCTTCAGAGTCTCCATCTTGGCCTCTTGGGGAAATTGGAAGTATCGAGTTAGGGTCTCAaggagatgagagagagggtAATTGAGTCAATGATGCATAGGTGACTCAGTTCATTTACTTGGTGCATGGCAATCATGCCCGCTTCCCAAAACTAAGGCGACCATGACATCAAACAGCTAGGtaccttttttccttttttttccccttggGTTGTTCTTGGGTCTAGAAAATGAACAATCAAATGGGCCAACATTTTTAGGGAGATGCGGAATTGGGAGGCACACATGCTGCACAGGCCTCCGGTATGGGCCTGCCAAACCCCTCTTCCCTAGTTGCTTCCTTACTTCTCGTCCGCACCTGCCGCCACCCCTTCTTCCTCTCGCCGCCACCAAGACCTATGCTTCCTAACCGGCTGCCAAGACAACCCCATCTGCCTCTGCGCTCCCACCTACGCGGTGGCCATGACCGCCATGGACCGCCCAGTCTGGGGAACGCCTAAGCACGACTGTCAGGCTAAAGTCGGAGCTGGAGGTTAGAAACTAGCACGCTGGCAGCCTCGTAGGTTGATTATCGAAACACTGACTAAAGATCATCCAGCCCTACAGTTAAGCACAAGATCTACGACAGCACATACACGGACCCTGCACAATCGAGGAGTTGGAGACACAGGTGAACCCACAAACCCTGTCCATTTCCAATAAACTAAACAAGAAAGAGCCATCTGATTCAAACAGGGAGCACCTGAGCAGCCTGCAACTAGCAATCGGCCTCTAATCGAAAACCTGAGGCAACATAAACCAACGAAACCTCCCCCATTTCCACTTAATCAGGAGCAAGCAAGCAATCATCTGAACCCGTGCAGAGCAATCAATCAGCCTCTCAATAACCAACCAAAGCGCAGCACGGCACCGCACCTCCGCCGCGCGCAATCCGCTACCACCGCAGGAAACAGATCGAGATACGCGAGGCCTAAAAGAGAAGGAGGGATTTTGGGCGGGCGGCGCGGCCCTCACCATCGTTGTCGCTGTCGAGGTCGATGGGCGCCTCGCCGTGGCCGCGGCGGCCCATCGCGGCCTGCCCCCTCTCCCCCGGGGGAATGGCGATCGATTCCGAGTGCTGGGCCCGGCGGATTCTCGGGAGGAGGGAGATCAATTTTGGGGAAGGGGGGGCTTCGCTTTCGCTCGCTGCTTCATCCCTCCTGCCTCCTCCGGTCCTCCCTGCCTTTTCTGGGGGACGCGACGGTTGGTGCTGGGAAGAGGACAGCAGGAGCGGCGAGGTGGCGACACGTGGATTGACGCGATGGCGTGGGGTTTAGGTGACCCGTTCTCGCTCGTACGGAATGGGTACGGATCCTCCGAATTAACGATGATTAATGTAGAATACGTCTACACTACCGTTCTTtgcattaattaattattaattactGTAAAACAGTATTTTAGCTTGTTGAGTATTTACTGTATAAATCGATCCCACCCATCCATCACTAAACCGATGACTCTAGGTTATAGCTAATGCAGGCATTCTCTGCATTAGCTCCTCTACTGTAGAGGATTCGTGTTCGTTCGAAATGGCGTAGCAGGGGTGCGGCGGCGCTTATGTGCTCGCGTCTGCCCACTCAATGACAAGGCATCACCTTCCGAATGTTTTctaataatagtattttaatagaacattataaaaataaaatgaaaaaatatgtgTCAGTCGGCACTGGAAGTACAGACTAGACACCTGTCAGTATTCAGAATACCAACTAGACATTTGTCGACACCCCGAATGTTGACAAATGGCTAGCTCGGCACCACAAGGAATGTCGACAGATGGCCAACTCGGCACCACGAAAGCGGTTAGCCATGCACGAAGACATGCCGACAAGTGGTCACATAGGACTTGTCGGCACACCTAACGTCAACAGGTCATGTCGGATGTCCAAATGCTGACAGGTCCGTTTTTCCACGGTCATGTGTGTGTCACATGGGATGTCGGCATTTGGAGTGTTGATGGGCACAtatgttttgcaatttttcatttttaaattttatttttgcattttccattttaaaattttaattttgcaatttctattaaaaatactattaataaaaaaaatctcactaCCCCACACCGCCCTCGACCCCTGCCCCGCGCGAGCGTGCCAGCACCCTATCTCCTCGTTGCTCGGGCCCACGCCACTACCGATCTGACACACGGCGAGCAACTAGAGTGCCCAAGTAGTAAGACGCAGGAGTTCAGATGGAGTCATGGAGGAGCAGCTGAGGGTAAAGATGAGCATTGGGTCGTGCCGGGCTGGTCCAGCCCGAGCGTTTTCGGCTTCAGATCCTTCAGGCCGTGGCATCGCGACACGAGAAACTATGTGTATTGTGTCGTGTCAGCACGAGTCATTCTCCAGTGAAGCTCAGGCACGGTGAGCTGTAGCGTGCCGGGCTACCACGAGCACGGTCGTGCTCCCTGTAGCGGTGTTCCTAGAGGCATTAGACCTCGTGCTGCATGTAGGAGAGCACCTCCTCGATATGGCGCATGAGCATGAGGGGAGCTGTGGCTAGCTAGTTGATCTAGTGGAGGGGGTGGAGAGCGGCCAATTTTGAGTTGCCTGAGGCAGAGAATATGCCTGTTTGTActggatttggccggcggcggcaTCCACAGGAGAGAGAAAACGGAGATGGAAGTGAAGGAAGACGACCATGACGTTCTGTTCAGGGAAACGATCATTGGCGGGCTAGTCTGATTGTATTTGATGGGCTGAAACAATCATTGGTGGGCTAGTCTAGTGGGCTAAGATAATCATGGGGCTAGTCTGGTTGTATTTGTTGGGCTGAAACAATTATTAGGCTATTTCGGTGCGGGGCTGGCTCATGACAACACAATTTTCGTGTAGTGCCGAGCCAGGCTGGCACGGCCCAGTAATTAATCGTGTCATATCGTGTTCGTACTGTGCCTGACTACCGGCATAGGCTACCCGAAAATAGCTTGGTCCAAGTCCCAGCTCTAGCTAGAGAGCGAGAAATCAATCTGAAATTGTTTCAACCTAAGAATCTTGCAACGTAATACTGAAGATGGCTAATATTGAACAAAACAGTGACAACCGTGATGCCAAGAACGAAGAGGAGGAAAAGGATGTCAAAAGAAGGAAAACATGTTTCGAGGGATATTCAGAATTCGGTGCAAAAATGGAAACTAATATAACTGAATCAAAATAAGTTCGATTTCTCATTTTCCCATGGTTATTTTAGTTACTAGTTTGAAAACCGAATAACCAATCGTAATAATTCCATTAATCAATTGCCCACTCCTAGTCAGGGTTGGAAAATAATTGAAAACCTCTCGATATGCGTGAAAACCAGTCAATTCGGTCCACACTGAATTCTGAATTCGATcggttttcaaatttaaattcaaaaattcaaaaaattaaaatatattaaaaaatcataattttttttaaaaaatactagagacaat from the Phragmites australis chromosome 19, lpPhrAust1.1, whole genome shotgun sequence genome contains:
- the LOC133900485 gene encoding probable ubiquitin-like-specific protease 2B; this encodes MGRRGHGEAPIDLDSDNDEHKSKQPRTTRGTAVKAFGRSKNALPSFYDNLPQNSSTRNASSRRNKTNQDKLDTDIFELYMEYLWKHIDEDKKSAYTYFDSLWFHMYNKGLNKSNILKWIKAKKIFSREYVFVPIVCWGHWSLLVLCHFNETNYSDAKKGPRMILLDSLNTTDPTRLQSDIRRFIVDIYKTEEREESKQFINKIRLEFPKVPQQNGEDCGIYVLYFIHCFLQNKNLVEVLQNKKLEEDFGKLFDDVWFNLEELENFRKDIHSFQANRNNKTAE